In Octopus bimaculoides isolate UCB-OBI-ISO-001 chromosome 14, ASM119413v2, whole genome shotgun sequence, the following are encoded in one genomic region:
- the LOC106874053 gene encoding zinc finger protein 337, with translation MDSLAADTQQMPCPTADLSVTASQKPYSGVTSPLVSPDVPTCYSQLPPLPVLPSDGTPPDNCQKLNSGNNSTRVQVKTDPGEMTNPESTSTKKKSSTKSTEKPFSCTMCGQHFARKDTLQCHKRTHTGERPYSCDSCPLHFARRDTLQCHRRTHSGERRFICEVCLQKFARRDTLHCHQRTHSGDKPFSCDLCIQKFARRDTLLCHRRTHSGEKPFVCQFCGKRFARTDKLHRHKRTHLRGNPTTTPGSHYNQNTASNLSAGNNLHCNNSSCNSSNCSLSAMQGPCNDNCLNYNNSSGANTPCTSALCNSSMGCTYHCNGSGCNQVIPANVQCNVSGCNGISCNSNISNSVPCCPNMINTSGSCGNSNMCLTSNSPQCHDRSSASASTDTTTASSVAPTSLPAASGCGGQTVVLSHHSSQPTAVMTTSAAPMFTTNSNNNLTSTGTLQKPDRFQANSSNQIWQIFY, from the coding sequence ATGGACTCGCTAGCAGCCGACACCCAGCAAATGCCTTGCCCAACTGCAGACTTATCAGTAACAGCTTCCCAGAAGCCGTACTCTGGGGTTACTTCCCCTCTAGTATCACCCGATGTTCCAACTTGTTATTCACAGTTACCCCCCTTGCCTGTATTGCCATCTGATGGCACTCCACCGGATAACTGCCAAAAATTAAACTCGGGGAACAATTCAACCCGAGTACAAGTGAAAACAGATCCGGGGGAGATGACTAACCCAGAAAGTACATCGACCAAAAAAAAGTCATCGACAAAAAGCACTGAAAAACCTTTCAGTTGCACCATGTGTGGGCAGCACTTTGCACGTAAAGACACTCTGCAGTGTCATAAGCGGACACATACTGGCGAGAGACCATACTCTTGCGATTCGTGTCCGTTACATTTTGCCCGACGCGATACGCTGCAGTGCCACCGTCGAACTCATAGCGGTGAGCGTAGGTTCATTTGTGAAGTGTGCCTGCAGAAGTTTGCTCGCAGGGACACACTCCACTGCCACCAGCGGACTCACAGCGGTGACAAGCCATTCAGCTGTGACTTGTGCATTCAGAAATTCGCCCGACGTGACACCCTGCTCTGTCATAGACGAACACATTCTGGTGAGAAACCGTTCGTGTGTCAGTTTTGCGGGAAAAGGTTTGCACGCACAGACAAGCTGCACCGTCACAAGCGTACCCATCTTCGAGGTAATCCCACCACAACACCTGGCTCTCATTATAATCAGAATACAGCATCTAACTTAAGTGCTGGTAACAACCTGCattgcaacaacagcagctgcaacagTAGCAACTGCAGCCTTAGTGCTATGCAAGGTCCTTGCAATGACAACTGCCTAAATTACAACAATAGCTCAGGTGCAAATACACCATGTACGAGTGCACTCTGTAATAGCTCAATGGGTTGCACCTACCACTGTAATGGTAGTGGATGCAATCAGGTAATTCCTGCAAATGTGCAGTGCAATGTATCAGGGTGCAATGGAATTTCATGTAACAGTAACATTTCCAACAGTGTGCCATGCTGCCCAAACATGATCAACACAAGCGGTTCTTGTGGAAACAGCAACATGTGCCTCACTTCCAACAGCCCCCAGTGCCATGACAGAAGTTCTGCCTCTGCCAGCACAGACACTACCACTGCCTCTTCTGTGGCACCCACCTCTCTTCCTGCTGCTTCAGGTTGTGGTGGTCAGACCGTCGTGCTTTCCCACCATTCATCACAGCCTACAGCTGTAATGACAACTTCAGCAGCACCAATGTTCACGACCAACTCCAACAACAACCTCACCAGCACAGGAACACTACAGAAACCTGATCGGTTCCAAGCCAATTCAAGCAACCAAATATGGCAGATATTCTACTGA